The Qipengyuania oceanensis genome includes the window CGGTATGCTGATCGCGGTTCTCGGTATTGCGATGGCATACCTCGCGAGCAGGCCGAGCCAGAGCCGCGCATGGTTGCGCGCGTCGATCTTCTCCATGGCGGCACTCGTTCTCATCCAGGGGTTCCTTGGCGGCGAGCTCGCGCACGGACCGGACCATCTTGGCGTTTCGTGGCTCTGAAGGAGTTGAATAACATGCGAATTCTGAAATCGAACACCGCGATAGCATTTCTCGCGACCGCGCCATTGACGTTCGCTCTCGCCGCTTGTGACCAAGCGCAGGAGAGCACACCGGCTGCTGAGGTTTCGCCTATGGGCGAAGCTGCGGTGGTGGCTGGCACGGCACCCGAGGCGGGTCTTGCCGATCCGGCAGCCTCTCCCTCCAAAGATGAGGCAGCGACCGCTCGGGAGGACGCTCTTTCGACAAATGGCGCCGCCACGCCCGCCTCACGGCACGCTGCCTCTCCCGCATCACGCGCAACCGCCACACCCGCACCTCCAGCAACACGCACGCAACCCGCGAGCGAGGCGACCCAGCCGGCCGATCCCCATGCGGGTCATGACATGTCCTCGATGGCCGATCACGACATGGAAGGTATGTGATCGGACGCGTTTCCCGGTGACACGGCTATCCAGGAGATACCCTCGGCAAAAACACAAACGAACATCGCAAGATCAGGAAAGGACGGCCCCGCCTCCCCCCGACGCCCTGCGGGTCGCAGGTGCCCCCAAGGGGCCGTTCAGGAACCCCGCGTGCAAACCAACCCGACGCGCGGGGTTCCGTTTGCCCGGCTTCGCTGTCGCCGTGCCAGGCGCGTCCCGGCATGGCTTTGTGCTATGTGAGCAGCGCGCAGACAATCGCCTCGGTGCTTATGAAAGGAACCGCATATGTCGGAAACGGGAAAAGCCGGTGCGCTGTCGCGCTGGGAAGACGAAGGCGGGGCATTGCCCTGCGGGCCGCAGGAAGCGCTCGCTGCCGATTGTGAGAAATGGGATATTCCGCCACTTTCCGATGCCGAAATGATCCAGTTGCGCATCAGGGTGATCGCCCTTGAGAACATGGTGCTCGGCCTTCTGTCGAAGGCCAGCGCCAATCAGCTGGCAGCAATCGAAGAAATCGCGGAATTCATATCCCCGCGTGCCGATGCGAAGCCGCATCCGCTTACCTTGCACGCTGCCACGCAGATGGAACACTTCGTCGAGCGCGCCCGCCGGCTTCGCGAGGCACCCTCCCCAGCTGATCAATCTACTGCACGGTAGCTAAGCGCTTTCTATTGGTCACAGGGGATACGTCGAGGTGGCTATGTCGAGTGCGTAATTCGATCGGCCACCCACCCGTCGATCTCGCTTTCCGCCCACGCAACCGAGTATCCTCCGAGCTGCACAGGCCTCGGAAACTTGCCCTCGCTCATCCAGCGATAAATCGTCGAACGGCCAAGCCCGACGCGGTGCTGCACTTCGGGCAAGCGAATAAGCCGCGTCACCCGGCGGGTTTCGGTCGCTCCCTTGTCGATCTCTTCACCCACGATGGCCTCCTTCGGCACCGGCGAAGACATCGCCAAGCAGGACGTCCTTGCGTTCAAGTTCATCGATGTGGTCGGAGAGGAGCCGTGCAACACGGTGCGCCGTGCCCTTAGCCCAGCGCGGCTTCACATCGTGAAGCTGGTTGCCCAGGACACGCTCGAGCGCCGAGGGCAGTTCGCCGGAAAAGTCCTCGAAGAATTGCGCGAGGTCAGACTGCAGCCACGCGATCGCATGATCGCCGCTGCTGACGAGGAACAGAAGCAGGTGTGCGTGCGGCGCGACGCCGCTCGCAGCAAGAATGCGCAAGGCTTCACCGAGGCTGGCCGAGCGTTCGCCGGCAAGGACGCGGCGCAGAGCATCTTTATGGATCTGCGCGTCGCGCGCGATGTCGCAGCGGGCACGGCCGCTGGCTTCGACAGCGGCCAGAAGCAGCCGGGCGAGGTCGGCGCGAACCTGTTGTTCGGCAAAGAGCGCCATGTTGGTCATCGACGAATCCTTATCTCTAGAGGTGATCGACTCACCGGCTACCCGCGAAGGAAGCCTGTAGGAAAACGAAAAGAACACTTGGAGAACATAGAGGAAGGGACGAATCAGCTTCCTTCGGTGATTCGCGCGAATTCCGGTCGTGTTCGCGCAGATCGCGGCTCCCTTCGCGCAGAAGTCGGCACAGTCGGCGCTGCTGTGCCATCAGCCTGCGCGAATCCCGTCTAGCGCACCGTCCGATGTCGCTTTTTGCTTGGTCGGCCGCCCAAAATACAGTTCCCGATTTCCTACAGGCACATGTTCTTTTTATGTTCTCTTTCGATTCGAATCAATGGAGCACAAGTCGAGATGAACTGCCTCAATTGTCTGACCGCGCTAGCGTTCGCCTGTCTGGGGATGATCGCGACCTCCTCACAGCAAGTTCGAGCGCAGGATTTCACCTTGTTCGAGCACGCGATCGTTCCGCCGAAGACGGACCAGCAGCCGGCAAGGGAATATCTTCCTGCAATCTACCAGGCCGAGCCAGCAAACGTATCCTACCGGGAAGGCCTGTATATGGCGGCGATAGCCGAGGCTGAACGCCGTTACGGGCTTCCGACCAACCTGCTTCGTGCTCTTATCTGGGCTGAGTCCCGCTTCAATCCGATGGCTGTTAGTCCAGCCGGTGCTGCCGGTCTGGCTCAACTTATGCCGGCCACGGCGAGAGAACTGGGCGTCCGGAACCGTCATGACCCTCTTGCATCGATCGACGGTGGCGCCAGGTACCTTCGCGATATGTTGGTTCGGTTCGACGCAGTCCACCTGGCATTGGCTGCTTACAATGCTGGCCCAGGTGCCGTCTCCCGATCACGCGGCATTCCCAACAATGGTGAAACGCCGCAATATGTCCGGTCTGTGTTGGGACGTTGGCAAGCAATTGGTACGTACAATTGACGAAACTACCTGATTTCCGGCTATTGTCTGAAATCATGTGCCCGAATGAAGACGGATAACGCCAGTGAATGAGACCCCCGGTGAGCCGTTCGACTTTCGCAAGGCGTCGAAGGCACAGAAGCGCCGGAAGCTGAGAAAGGAGATCGCGTTGGGTTTGGGAGCATTCGCGATCGTATTTGCTGGAGGGATGCTGGCACTCAACTGGCCAGTCCATGATGCCAGCCTTGCTAACGACGATCAGCAGCCTCAGGCTTTATTCCAACAAGCGAGCTCCCCACAATTCGACATCTGCGGATCCATCCGGCGCACATGCGTCGTGGATGGAGATACTTTCTGGCTTGATGGCGTGAAGATCCGGATTGCCGACATCGACACTCCCGAGATCAGCGAGCCTCGTTGCGACTATGAATACCAGCTCGGCATGCGCGCGACGCACCGCCTTGTCGAATTGCTGAATGGCGGGCCCTTTGAACTGAGGACCATCGGTAGCAGAGACGAGGATCAGTACGGTCGCAAGTTGCGGGTTGTAGCGCGCGGCGGCCGCTCGCTTGGCGATCAGCTGGTCAGCGAAGGCCTGGCGCGAACCTGGACCGGGAGACGTGAACCATGGTGCTGAACCGCGATCAGGAATTGTGGGCCGTCGTGCTCTGGGTCGAAAAGAACCATGGCGAAGAGGGAACCGCGTATATCGCGCAGCAAATCCAGCGGCTATCCAACGAAGGGGACGAGGCAGGCATAGCAACGTGGAAGACTGTTGCTGAGCGCTTCGATCAACTTAGCTGCCAAAGCTCTACGAACTGAGGCTCGGCACGATGCGGAATTGGCTTCGGATCTGGGGCATCAGAATTGAGTTCGCCGTGCTGGCGTCAGTGTCCCTGATAGGGCTGATCCTGAGCCTTCAATCCTGCATTGGCTGAGAAGAAATTCGATCTCCCGATCAACCCTTCGCAAACTTCCCCATGATGACCTTTCCTCCTGTCCGCAGCTCGTCGAGGTAGTCGCTCCACCATTGAGCCATGCGCACCCGCTCGTCCCAATGTTTGCCGCGATGGTAGATGCCACGCACAACATTGCTGTCGCCATGTGCCAGGGCACGCTCGATCGCATCCGGATTCCAAAGTCCCGACTCGTTCAGGAATGTCGATGCTGTCGCTCGGAGTCCGTGCGCGGTAACTTCTTCTTTCGAGTATCCCATGCGACGGAAGGCGGCGTTGAGCGTGTTCTCACTCATGGGACGCTTGGAACTGCGCGCAGATGGGAAAACATATCCTTCGCGACCGAGCATGTCGGCCAGGTCAGTGAGATAGCCTCTAACCTGTTTGGAAAGCGGGACGGCATGCTCTCGGCGCGCTTTCATTTTACCGGCAGGGATCTTCCAGACCCCATCGACGAGGTCGATCTCGTGCCATTCGGCGTGCCGGAGTTCGCCGGGACGTACGAACACATGCGGCGCGATCTGCAAGGCGAACTTCGTCACCATGTACCCAGTGAAGTCGTCGATTGCACGCAGCAGCCCGCCTAGCTCGGTGGGCTCGAGGATTGCTGCATAGTGCTTGGCTCTCGGCGTGACGAGAGCGCCCTTCAGCATACTGGTCGGGTCGGATTTGCAACGGGTCGTTGCAACACCGTAGCGAAACACACGGCCTGCGAACGAACGGCATTTCTTCGCAGTCTCGTGCTTACCAGTGGCTTCCAGTCGTTTCAGAGGAGCCAGGACTTCGAACGGCTCGATCTCGTGGATGGGTCGGTTACCGATGGCAGGCGCAAGCTTGTCGAGGAAATAATTGGCCTTGACGATCGTGCCATCGGCACGGCCATTCTGGACCATCATCTGTTCAATATACTCACGTGCGACTGCCTCGAACGTCTGTGCAGAAAGGAACTCGGCGCGGATTTTCCGCTTCCGCTTCTCAAAGGCCGGGTCGCCGCCAGAGGCAACAGCTCGTCGTGCCTCGTAGGCTGCGTCTCGCGCTTGTTTGAGGCTGATTTCGGGATAGCTGCCGATGCAGAGCTTCTTTTGCGCACCACCGATCCGATATCGGAATCGCCAAAGCTTGCTGCCGGTCGGCGTGACCTCAACATAAAGGCCGCGCTCATCGGTTACCTTGTACGGTTTGTCCTTGGGCTTGAGAGCGCGGAGGCGAGTATCTGTCAGCGGCATGTGGGGGCCTTTTCATCTGGGCCTTTGCGAAACGGCCTCAAAAGGCCCACAAAAGTGTCTGGAACCCCCGAGAACAGGCGGGACGATCCGGAACGATCCAAGGGCCAAATCCCTAGGATTTCTGCGGGTTTTATAGATTATTTGGGAGAACGTGAGAAGAACAAATGGTGCCCAGAAGAGGACTCGAACCTCCACGCCCTTGCGAGCGCCGCCACCTGAAGACGGTGCGTCTACCAATTCCGCCATCTGGGCACACATGCGTCCGGTCATCGTCGTCCGGGCCGCGGGTAGGGGCGGGCCACTAGCGAACGGGTACGAGTCTTGTCAACGAGATTGCGCGCCATCGTTGCCCCGGATTGCGGAACGCTTGCGAGAACTTCCGCGTTGCTTCATTGGGCCGCACGAACACCTCGGCGCCAATCACAGGGAAATCCATGGCAAACAGCGACGCTCTCAACGGGAAACTGGTGGTGCTCGTCGGCGGAAGCGGGTTTTTCGGTACGCATATCGCACAAGACCTGCTCGAACGCGGCGCACGCCTGCGGATCGCGAGCCGCAATCCGGAAACCTCGTTCAAGCTCAAGCCGCTCGCCAACCTCGGCCAGCTGCAATTCGCGCGGTGCGACGTCACCCGCCGCGACAGCCTGGAGGCCTCGCTGCAGGGCGCGGATGCAGTGGTCTACCTCGTCGGCACCTTCGAGGGGAACCAGAAGGCGCTCCAGGCGACCGGCGCCGGCAATGCGGCCCGGATCGCCGGCGAGCAGGGCGCGCAGGCTTTCGTCTACGTGTCCGCCATCGGTGCCGACGCGCAGGACGAGGAAAGCGGCTATGCGGCGACCAAGGGGCTGGGCGAAAAGCTCGTCCTCGAGGGGTTTCCCGCGGCGACGATCGTGCGGCCGTCGATCATCTTCGGCGAGGACGACCAGTTCGTGAACATGTTCGCCGGGCTGATCGGAAAGCTTCCCGCGCTACCGGTGTTCGGCCCCGATTCCCGGATCCAGCCCGTCTGGGTCGACGATGCGGCCGAAGCGGTCGTCAACGCGCTGGCCGATCCGGGTAAGCACGGCGGCAAGACCTACGAGCTCGCCGGACCGGAAGTCATCGACATGGAAGAGCTGCACCAGCGCATCGCGCGGGCGCAAGGGCGCGAGAGGACTTTCCTGCCGGTACCCGACTTCGCGGCCAGGATCTTCGCAGCCCTTCCGGGCACCCCGATCAACTCGGACCAGTTTCTCTTGCTGAAGCGCGGTAGCGTTGCGGGCGACACGTTGCCCGGCATCGAAAAGCTGGGTGTCAGCCCCAAGCCGCTGTCGCTGTTCCTCGAGAGGTGGATGGTGCGCTATCGCAAGCACGGCCGGTTCGGCGACGGCCCTTCCCTCGCCTGACGCTAACTTGGTTTAACCGAACTCACGCCCCTGCAGGTGGCGCCGTCCCCTCGTCCGTCAGCAAGTTGAGCGGCTCGACCAGCAGGAGCGAACCGTCGCTGCCGGTGATCCGGACCCTTTCGCCCACCGCGATGTCCGGCCCGCGAGCCAGCCACTCGCTGTCGCCATGTCGCACGCGGCCAGTGCCGCCGTCGAACGCCTGCGTCACAACCGCGGTTTCCCCGGTCATCCGCCCACCGCGCTTGTTGAGCAGCGGATCAGAGCTGACGATCGGCCGATCACGCAGGAAGCGCTTGGCCGAAAAGGCCGCGATCAGCGACAGGAAGACGAAGTTGATGATCTGGAACGGCACGCCGAGGTCGAACACGAAGGCGATCGCGCCGGTCGCGATGGCCGCGACCGCCAGCCAGATGAGGTAGACTCCGGGCACGACGATTTCGAGCGCTGCCAGCAGCAGCCCGATGCCGAGCCAGATCCACGGCATTTCGATGCCTTCGAACATCAGCTGTCTCCGCTACGCGGAACGCTGGCGCGCGGCACCGGCTGACGCTTGGGCGGCAATTGCGTACCGCTGTCGCCGCCGGTTGTAACCGTGCCGCCTTCCGGCCCGACCACGCCTCTCACCAATTCGCCGATCCCGCCGAGCGAGCCGATAAGCTGGGTCGCCTCAACAGGGAACAGGATGGTCTTGGCATTGGGGCTGTCCGCGAACTTGCCGACGGCCTTGGTGTATTCCTGCGCGATGAAGTAGTTGATCGCCTGATTGCCCGAAGACGCGATCGCATCGGACACCATTTGCGTGGCGCGAGCTTCGGCTTCGGCAGCGCGCTCGCGCGCCTCGGCATCGCGGAACTGCGCCTCGCGCTTGCCTTCCGCCTCGAGGATGGCGGACTGCTTGCGACCTTCGGCGCGCAGGATCGAGCTGGTCTTGTCGCCTTCCGCTTCGAGGATTTCGGCACGCTTGAGGCGTTCCGCCTTCATCTGGCGCGCCATCGCCTCGGAGATGTCGTGCGGCGGGCGGATGTCCTTGATCTCGACGCGGGTGATCTTGACGCCCCAGGGCGAGGTCGCATGGTCGACCACCGCCAACAGGCGGGCATTGATCTCGTCACGCTTGGACAGCGTCTCGTCGAGATCCATCGAACCCATAACGGTGCGCAGGTTGGTCGTCGTGAGGGCCATGATCGCCTGGTAGAGATTGGCGACTTCATAGGCCGCCTTGCCCGCATCGAGCACCTGGAAGAACACGACGGCATCGACGCCGACCATGGCATTGTCGGCGGTGATGATCTCCTGGCCCGGAATATCGAGCACCTGCTCCATCATGTTGACCTTCTGGCCGACGCGATCGACGAACGGCATGATGAGATGCAGGCCGGGTTCCGCAGCGAGAGTGTATTTTCCCAGCCGCTCCACAGTATAGACGTATCCCTGCTTCACGACGCGCACCGCCATCAGCAGGAACACCACCAGCAGTACCAGCAGCGCGATCAGTACAAATTCCATCTCATCCCTCCGTTTTCGCGATCGAGACTAGCGGATGGAACCACGCGGAGGAAGGAAAACCGGAACTTCGTTCGTCGATTTCGGACGCATGTTAAGCGTATCTTGAAACATGACGGCTAGCAGGCGAGGCTGGGATCAAACGGTCAGGAGGACAAGGAAAAGACGACGTTTTTCGCCAATGCTTCTTACTTGAGAGGGGCTAGCGGACCTGAAACCTCGTTTAACCGTTGTAATCTGTCATGCACCAGAACCTGGTCTCCGCCCCTGCCTATGTCATCAAGCCCGAGGAGCTGCTTGCGCTCAATTACCTCGGGAATGACTACCCGCACCCGGTGGATGCGGAATGGATCAACCGCGGAACCGACCAGAAATTGCGACAGTCGACCATAGACATGCTCCAGCGCACGCTGTTCAAGGACATGGCCGCACCAAGCGTCGTGCAACTCCACCGTTCCGCCGGCTTGCGGGTCGTCTTCGAGAACGAGCACGACCGGCAGGCTTTCGCGACCGCCTTCGCAAAGGCGCGCGAAGTTGAGCTGCTCAAGCGTCAGGCTTCGGTAACTGCCCTGTTCGACGGGCGGGAGCAGGCTGAACTTGCCGCCGACGCGCTGGTCGAGGCTGGCTTTCCCAAGGAATGCATCTCGATCCTGTGGCGGGTCAGCCAGATTTCCGAAACCAACGTCGCCAAAGCGGAAGGCCATACGATGATCAATGTCGCCAGCGCGGTTGCCGGCGGCGGGTTTGCG containing:
- a CDS encoding thermonuclease family protein; translation: MNETPGEPFDFRKASKAQKRRKLRKEIALGLGAFAIVFAGGMLALNWPVHDASLANDDQQPQALFQQASSPQFDICGSIRRTCVVDGDTFWLDGVKIRIADIDTPEISEPRCDYEYQLGMRATHRLVELLNGGPFELRTIGSRDEDQYGRKLRVVARGGRSLGDQLVSEGLARTWTGRREPWC
- a CDS encoding DUF6961 family protein, whose amino-acid sequence is MVLNRDQELWAVVLWVEKNHGEEGTAYIAQQIQRLSNEGDEAGIATWKTVAERFDQLSCQSSTN
- a CDS encoding lytic transglycosylase domain-containing protein — encoded protein: MNCLNCLTALAFACLGMIATSSQQVRAQDFTLFEHAIVPPKTDQQPAREYLPAIYQAEPANVSYREGLYMAAIAEAERRYGLPTNLLRALIWAESRFNPMAVSPAGAAGLAQLMPATARELGVRNRHDPLASIDGGARYLRDMLVRFDAVHLALAAYNAGPGAVSRSRGIPNNGETPQYVRSVLGRWQAIGTYN
- a CDS encoding complex I NDUFA9 subunit family protein; translated protein: MANSDALNGKLVVLVGGSGFFGTHIAQDLLERGARLRIASRNPETSFKLKPLANLGQLQFARCDVTRRDSLEASLQGADAVVYLVGTFEGNQKALQATGAGNAARIAGEQGAQAFVYVSAIGADAQDEESGYAATKGLGEKLVLEGFPAATIVRPSIIFGEDDQFVNMFAGLIGKLPALPVFGPDSRIQPVWVDDAAEAVVNALADPGKHGGKTYELAGPEVIDMEELHQRIARAQGRERTFLPVPDFAARIFAALPGTPINSDQFLLLKRGSVAGDTLPGIEKLGVSPKPLSLFLERWMVRYRKHGRFGDGPSLA
- a CDS encoding SPFH domain-containing protein, producing the protein MEFVLIALLVLLVVFLLMAVRVVKQGYVYTVERLGKYTLAAEPGLHLIMPFVDRVGQKVNMMEQVLDIPGQEIITADNAMVGVDAVVFFQVLDAGKAAYEVANLYQAIMALTTTNLRTVMGSMDLDETLSKRDEINARLLAVVDHATSPWGVKITRVEIKDIRPPHDISEAMARQMKAERLKRAEILEAEGDKTSSILRAEGRKQSAILEAEGKREAQFRDAEARERAAEAEARATQMVSDAIASSGNQAINYFIAQEYTKAVGKFADSPNAKTILFPVEATQLIGSLGGIGELVRGVVGPEGGTVTTGGDSGTQLPPKRQPVPRASVPRSGDS
- a CDS encoding tyrosine-type recombinase/integrase, producing MPLTDTRLRALKPKDKPYKVTDERGLYVEVTPTGSKLWRFRYRIGGAQKKLCIGSYPEISLKQARDAAYEARRAVASGGDPAFEKRKRKIRAEFLSAQTFEAVAREYIEQMMVQNGRADGTIVKANYFLDKLAPAIGNRPIHEIEPFEVLAPLKRLEATGKHETAKKCRSFAGRVFRYGVATTRCKSDPTSMLKGALVTPRAKHYAAILEPTELGGLLRAIDDFTGYMVTKFALQIAPHVFVRPGELRHAEWHEIDLVDGVWKIPAGKMKARREHAVPLSKQVRGYLTDLADMLGREGYVFPSARSSKRPMSENTLNAAFRRMGYSKEEVTAHGLRATASTFLNESGLWNPDAIERALAHGDSNVVRGIYHRGKHWDERVRMAQWWSDYLDELRTGGKVIMGKFAKG
- a CDS encoding NfeD family protein, which produces MFEGIEMPWIWLGIGLLLAALEIVVPGVYLIWLAVAAIATGAIAFVFDLGVPFQIINFVFLSLIAAFSAKRFLRDRPIVSSDPLLNKRGGRMTGETAVVTQAFDGGTGRVRHGDSEWLARGPDIAVGERVRITGSDGSLLLVEPLNLLTDEGTAPPAGA
- a CDS encoding helix-turn-helix transcriptional regulator, which encodes MGEEIDKGATETRRVTRLIRLPEVQHRVGLGRSTIYRWMSEGKFPRPVQLGGYSVAWAESEIDGWVADRITHST